One region of Solanum pennellii chromosome 6, SPENNV200 genomic DNA includes:
- the LOC107022162 gene encoding uncharacterized protein LOC107022162: MVQISTVLMRDICEQFKVTHQNSTAYRPQMNGAVEAANKNIKKILRKRIDKHRGWHEILPYALLSYRTTIRISTGTTPYLLVYGTETVIPTEVDISSLRIVQEADLSNVEWVSKRIDQVTLIDEKRMVAVCHDEYKGKFALNWQGHYMVRKVLYGGDLILSEIDGTVWPKPINSDAVKRYYV, translated from the exons atggtgcaaatctcaacagtACTGATGAGAGATATTTGTGAACAGTTTAAGGTCACTCATCAGAATTCAACTGCTTATCGTCCCCAAATGAACGGAGCTGTAGAGGCcgccaataagaatatcaaaaagattttgaggaaaagGATTGACAAACATCGGGGTTGGCATGAAATTTTACCGTATGCTTTACTGAGTTATCGAACGACTATCAGAATATCGACTGGTACTACTCCATACTTACTAGTATATGGAACAGAGACAGTCATACCTACTGAAGTTGACATATCGTCATTGAGAATCGTCCAAGAAGCTGATTTGAGTAATGTTGAATGGGTGAGCAAGCGTATCGATCAAGtaactttgattgatgagaagagaatggttgccGTCTGTCATG ACGAGTACAAAGGAAAGTTTGCACTGAACTGGCAAGGACATTACATGGTTCGCAAAGTATTATATGGAGGTGATTTGATCCTATCAGAGATAGATGGTACCGTATGGCCTAAACCTATCAACTCAGAcgctgtcaagagatactacgtgTGA